The nucleotide window CGAGATAGTCCACGGATTTTTTCCAGAATTTCCATTACTATGATTATTAGACCCCGCCATTATCAAGATAACCCGCCATCCGGGCGCCCTCGCTCCATCTACGTACGTATATAATAAACACCATCAAtgccatctctttctttcacCAATTCGTTCCCCTTAGtccaccttcatcaactGACAACTTACCTCGCTATCTAACTAGATAAGCCTCATGCATCTGTCCCATGTGCTCAACACATAAATTGTAGCGATTTCCGGCTCGCCTGAAGTGCTTAAAACGTCGCGAAAGATAAAATGGCCGGATGTCCTGAAGGTTGATTGTTAGGAAAAATAGTAAGACATGGACGATTTGTTGGCTGCTTATCAGTGTACTTCTATAGGTGTACGTTCTACTACTTGTGCAAAGGTGGTCAAAGAGTGTGGAGATATATGAGAGGCGGTGTCCCACCATTATATGGATGGCCGCCCGAGTGGTTGTCTTGATCATGGCGGAATCTTTTGTATGGGATATCCTTTCTCTGGAGGAAAAATTCCGTGCGAACTACTATCTCACCGCCGTATTAACCATCATAAAGATCACTTTCTGAACAAAAACTTGGGATATTGAAAAATTTCGAGGTTCAAGCGAGGAGCGACGGGCCGGCAATTTTGAGGTTCATCCCCGGCGTCGCCATCACCTTATTAGCGTGCATAGAAATGCGAAAAGACACTACTTCATTATTGCATTTGTTGCCCAAAAAGAAGCGTCAACCTAGGTTGTTAACTCCATCCTTGTTATTATGACTACCACTTGACGGCCagttcttctcttttcagTCCAAACCCCGATCATTCGACACCCATTCTCCATTGGATATCCGCCTATATAATATTTGCAGCTTCCGCTTCTCAAGCATAACGAAAATATCTTACTGCGCCACTTATCAACGACGCCTAATATATGCTTGCAGTTCTTCCGATTATTAACAACGGCAACCATTGTTTCAACGTGGGTGCACCTATGCGGAATACATTCTAGCAGGCTAAATTCTTGTCACGTTCATTGGTACTACAAGAGTGAAGATGAACGACGTCGCTTGCGCTGCCTGCTTCATTTGATCATAAGGCATAATTCATCGGGACAAATGTAGTAATACCAAAGGCTAGATGCTGGCCGACAAAACCAATAGCACAAGTTGTCAACTGTACCGGTAGGACTATGAGGACATGACTATTACATACTTCTGCAGGTTGCGGTCTCGTAATACTGCATTTGTGCTCATGTGTATATAAGCTTTGAGTGGAGTACCATTTGTCCAATAGCGTGTGTTGCTATTGGCAGATAAATGAAGTGACCAACGAAAGGAGCCACAAAAATTCCTTCCAAAGCTAGCTCCTTTTGGTAACTTGCCGGAGTCGCACCTCAGCTTTTTATTATTATAGGGCCCTCTGATGCGGAATGCGTAAGGCTCCCGATGAAGCTCTACGAGCAATTCAAGGATGCGAACCGGGGAatagaaaaaaaaaagacgtAAGACGACACATCAGCACACCTGAAAGTGATCGTCATCGACTGGTTGACAGAGTGTGATAACCTAAAAGTTTGCAACCAATGAAGTCTCCGCCTCCGATCTTTTGAGTGCTGTATGTGAGGTGGGCAGATCAGTGACGATGACACGGCCGAATGCGGAAGCAGTTCGGCCATTCTCTTGATCATATATTACGGAAAATGGAGAGTTTCAGGTGACATACTCTATTTTGGTAAGGATAAGAggcaggaagggaaggggcTCGACACATGCCCCTCACCGACCTTTGGGCCTCGtagggaaggagaggcaTAGTCGTTCCAAGCAATGCTGCGCTGATCCAGAATCCAAATTTACTCCACCTCCCCGACCCAGCTATCAcctatcatcatcttctttcccgtCCTTCTACGCCGTATTGCCACAACTACTTGTATCTACAGCACAATAGTGGCGGTGTGCTGAGATAAGCCCGCAACCCGAGCTGTCGTATACCCCAAAGAGGAGTGCGCACAGCTGAGTTATTAATTGCTCACCGTCGATGGTGATCACATGATGAGTAATCGCGGGGCGATGACTGTTGCCGCTACTATAATAATAATTGCCTTCCTTGCTACAACATGCTAATAAAATATACCCACACTACCATAATAATCGTCTTTAGAGGATCTAAAAGGATCTATCGTAATAGTCTAAAAGAATCCATTGTAGTACGACCATTGCTTTGCACAGTCCTTCGTTTCATGCACTCAGCGATCTGGTGGGGAATGCGGCCGCTGGGCCGTCAATCATTATTTATCCATCGTCGTCGATTCATGCTTGATTTGGCTGACGACCAAATTTCTTGCTTATGCTCGATACGTATGAAGGATGTCATCAAGAAGGGCCACGGGGCCGGTTATTGCAGGCTATAAATTGGATGCACTCAGTGGAAAAGCTCGGTCTTCTTATCCTGATTCTTATCATCATGTGCCAGACACCCGAAGAATAAACGAGTGAGCAACCACGGAGGAGATTCGCCAGTCACCTGGCAGTACCACCAGTAGTATATTAATTAAGTTCCACATTGTGAACCCGTGAgcccaaatgcatatgtGTCATACTTCATCATACCGCCGGCGTCGTATAGTAAGCACTGCACTAAAGAATATACTATATGGTGTTGGCTGTGTTGATTGAACCCCTCAGAAAAACTTCATTGTGGCCATCTCATTCAAAGCGGTTTTAATGAATTCCTGTGATAATAATGTTCCAGATTGATGAGAGTCACACGTCTCTTGAAAACTACATGTACGTAATACAAAGCAGGTGTATTACTTCTCTACAATTTGCCACTCTATGCTACAGAATAACCGATGCCGTATCTCCCGATGATCAAGCGAGCTCCTTGCTCCGCGGCTACCAGTCAAGAGTGGAAATTGAGGACCGGAATCAATGCATCATCCTGTTCCCTCTCCCCGCGCCCCTAACTCTTTCGAACGGCAAAGCCATACTACAAGCCGCAGTCATGCAGAATATCGCTGCAGAGGTGAACACCGGAAGGGAAGGGGTTATTGTTAAGAGGAATCCTGCTGAAACTGGGGCGATGACGCCAGTGCTACATGAGGGTTGTCAGTAATTCTCATTTGGAGCAAGAGAACGCAAGGACGTACAGTCGACTAAGAGCCGCTGATGTGCCGCATGCTGTTCCTCTTATAGAAGTACCAAAAGTTTCCGGCGTCATACCATCTACGTCCCGCCTGTATCAGCCGATGTTTTATGCGGAACACCCTCTCAACTCACAAAGGACGGCATACATAGCAGTAGCAGCGGCGGAAATAACCATCGAGCTAATGACCACAGCCCACTTTTGTTCTACGCGGATGAACGCAAAAGTCGAGAGACCAGTGCACAGTGTACATATAGCTAGGGATTTCCGTCGGCCTAGTCGAGTTTGAACCATCCACGCACCGACCTAAGAGAGAAAAATCAGCTCCGTCGGGGCTGTAAGCCTGGGTAAAGCACTTACAACTGAACCCGGACATCCGGCCACTGTCGATCATTTGGATTAGCTCCGCAATATGCGTAGTACGCTGATAGAAAAACGTACGAGAGTAGAGAACAAAGTCACCGAGGGCTTCTTTGATAGCTGCATCGCCGTGGCCTTTCGCCCGACTTTCCAAGACAGCCGGCAGCCACACATTGAACATAGTGTACGCTGTGAGAATGTGCAATTAGCAGAAGAGGGATATCATGGCTCAGAGTCACTCACCGTACGACATTGACCCCCAGATGATCCACATCAAGATGACTGTCCTTCTCCATTGGGGTACGAATAGCTTGGCCATTTGAGCTATCCAGCTTTTCCACCAGACTACAGGTGTTTTTTTCCATCCATTGACTTGAGTCTTTAGCCGATCATTTGATCTATTGCTCATATCGGCGTCAACGCCATCGTTATCCACTGACTCGCCCTCCATCagcccttccctttcttcttcaagtccCTCAGTCTGAATGAATGATCGTTCAAAcacatcatcctcgtcctctttaTAAAAGGATGATCCTTTTGGCACAGGCTGACTCTTCATTTTTCTCTCAGTATCGCTCTCCACACCTCCGTAAGAAACGCCGTCTTCGTCTCTGGATGGGGAAGCAAATGAGCTGCGCCTCGTACTAGGTTCAACGGCAGAGC belongs to Cryptococcus neoformans var. grubii H99 chromosome 7, complete sequence and includes:
- a CDS encoding membrane transporter, with the protein product MLPPPSSKQGSYVYPSRARRGSSPSAPKRIASFRSVAENALGLEPEDDDEEQELRDELGVDDDVALAEEQRERGLEETLETLGFGAYHWRLLALCGFGWMSDNSALQCIAVILPRVQVHFNLSSKVVGLLSASTMAGMMIGAVGWGVVSDLLGRTMPFNATLFLTGVFGIGASFSPSFTILCCWMFCLGSAVGGSMPTDGTLFLENLPYSKQYLLTLLSVFFSFGAVLSSVISLVFLPGASCGTYDGCGIDEHENDGWRRVLFVLGLFNLVCALARWFLFKLQESPRYLVSNGREREAIVALQTIADFNDHTINIQRADVQSRECSAVEPSTRRSSFASPSRDEDGVSYGGVESDTERKMKSQPVPKGSSFYKEDEDDVFERSFIQTEGLEEEREGLMEGESVDNDGVDADMSNRSNDRLKTQVNGWKKTPVVWWKSWIAQMAKLFVPQWRRTVILMWIIWGSMSYAYTMFNVWLPAVLESRAKGHGDAAIKEALGDFVLYSLAGCPGSVVGAWMVQTRLGRRKSLAICTLCTGLSTFAFIRVEQKWAVVISSMVISAAATAMYAVLYGMTPETFGTSIRGTACGTSAALSRLTGVIAPVSAGFLLTITPSLPVFTSAAIFCMTAACSMALPFERVRGAGRGNRMMH